A single Salmo trutta chromosome 14, fSalTru1.1, whole genome shotgun sequence DNA region contains:
- the LOC115207413 gene encoding tubby-related protein 1, giving the protein MFSAGGEKDKDKDKDKDKDKKKKKKAKASDSDDSDSEAEKGKKKKGKGKKKKEERPPSPDIEFDSLEEFVLQPAQQGVTVKCKVTRDQRGLDKGLYPTYYLHLDNEKKVFLLAGRKRKKSTTSNYLISIDPTDLSRGGENFIGKLRSNYLGTKFTVFDNALHPDRALPDMSNARQELAAIIYETNVLGMKGPRRLTVIIPGMGKNSERVPIRPRSDNDGLLMKFQNRKLDNLIELHNKTPTWNEETASHVLNFNGRVTQASIKNFQIVHSKDLDYIVMQFGRVADDAFTLDYSYPMCAVQAFAIALSSFDGKITCE; this is encoded by the exons ATGTTCTCAGCAGGGGGGGAAAAGGACAAGGACAAAGACAAGGACAAAGACAaggacaagaagaagaagaagaaag CCAAAGCATCAGACAGTGATGATTCTGACTCCGAGGCAGAAAAAGGAAAAAAGAAAAAGGGAAAAGGGAAGAAGAAAAAG gaggagaggcctccgTCCCCGGACATTGAGTTTGACAGCCTGGAGGAGTTTGTTCTGCAGCCAGCCCAGCAGGGGGTGACTGTCAAATGCAAGGTGACCCGGGACCAGAGGGGATTGGACAAAGGCCTATACCCCACATACTATCTCCACCTGGACAATGAAAAGAAG GTCTTTCTACTGGCTGGGAGAAAACGAAAGAAAAGCACAACCTCCAATTACCTTATCTCCATAGACCCCACAGACTTGTCTCGGGGTGGAGAAAATTTCATTGGAAAGTTGAG GTCCAACTACTTGGGCACGAAGTTCACAGTGTTTGATAATGCACTGCACCCAGACAGAGCTCTACCAGACATGTCCAACGCTCGCCAAGAATTAGCAGCCATTATTTAC GAAACAAATGTCTTGGGAATGAAGGGTCCCAGAAGGTTGACCGTTATCATCCCAGGGATGGGCAAGAACAGTGAACGAGTACCCATCCGACCTCGCAGT GACAACGATGGTTTACTGATGAAGTTCCAGAATAGAAAGTTGGACAATCTAATCGAACTCCACAACAAGACCCCCACGTGGAATGAGGAGACGGCGTCCCATGTGCTGAACTTCAACGGCAGGGTCACACAGGCCTCCATCAAGAACTTTCAGATCGTCCACAGCAAGGATT TGGACTATATTGTGATGCAGTTTGGACGAGTAGCAGACGATGCCTTCACTCTGGACTATAGCTACCCTATGTGTGCAGTGCAGGCCTTTGCCATCGCTCTATCAAGCTTCGATGGCAAAATTACCTGTGAATAA